The sequence TACCCCAGCACTACGGCGCTTTTGTTGACGCTGTTGGATCAGGATACACCGCTGTGGCTGGCCGACGGCCTACACACGCCTGAGTTGACCCAAAATCTGGTGTTTCATTGCGGCTGTCCCATGGCGACCGAGCAGGTTCAGGGGCAGTTTGCCGTGTATGACTTAGCGGCGTTTTTGGCTGCGCCCAGCCACGATTTTGCGCTGGGCAATGAGCGCTATCCCGACCTGTCGGCGACCGTCATCATTCAGCTGCCGACAACGGCCAGCAGCGTCGACAGCGTGTGGCGTGGCCCCGGTATTTTAAACCAGCGCGACGTGGCGCTGCCGATGCCTGCGGCCTTTTGGGCGCTGCGGCAAAAGCTGATTGCCTTTCCGCGCGGCGTTGATTTCTTGTTCACGTTTCCTGAGGCGGTCATGGGTTTGCCTCGCACTACGGTGGTGACACCTTCGGAGGAGTCGGTATGTATGTAGCGGTAAAAGGGGGCGAGAAGGCGATTGCCGCCGCCCACCAAATGTTGGGGCGCTATCGTCGCGGTCAGGCGCAGGTAAGCGAATTGTCTTTGGCCCAAATTGAGCAACAGCTGCCGATGGGCGTGGCCCGTGTGATGACGGAAGGCTCGCTCTACGACCCAGAGCTAGCGGCCCTCGCGATCAAGCAAAGCGCCGGCGATCTGGTGGAGGCGATTTTCCTACTGCGTGCCTATCGCACCACCTTGCCGCGCTTTGGCGCGACGCTGCCTCTGGAAACGGCCCACATGAGCCTATTGCGGCGCGTGTCTGCCGTCTACAAAGACGTGCCGGGCGGCCAGCTCTTGGGCCCGACCTTTGATTACACTCATCGTCTATTGGATTTTGCCTTGGCGGCTGAAGGTTCGGTGGCGACAGACGAGCCAAGGGTTGAGACAGAGCAGGCTTTGGCGGCTTGCCCACATGTTTTAGATTTATTGGTGCAAGAAGGCTTGGTGATGGCGCCAGACGCCGCCCGCCATGCGCCCGAAAGCGACATCACCCGCGAGCCTATGCAATATCCGAGCAACCGTGCCCAGCGCCTACAGCTCTTGGCCCGTGGCGACGAAGGCTTTTTACTGTCTTTGGCTTATTCCACCCAGCGTGGCTATGGCCGTACCCATCCCTTCTTGGGCGAAATCCGCATCGGCGACATGATGGTGTGGCTGGCGCCGGAAGAGCTGGGCTTCGAGATCCCGATTGGCACCATCCAGATCACCGAGTGCGAAATGGTGAACCAGTTTGTAGAAACCGACGATGGTGATGCTCAATTTACCCGTGGTTATGGCTTGGGTTTTGGCTATTGCGAACGCAAAACCATGGCCATGGCGTTGGTGGACCGCGCTCTGTGCGTTGAGGAATGGGGCGATGAGGTGATTTCACCAGCTCAGGACGAAGAATTTGTGCTGTCTCATTGCGACAACGTGGAGGCTTCTGGCTTCGTGTCGCATCTGAAGCTGCCGCACTATGTCGACTTCCAATCTGAGCTGGAACTGTTACGGAAAATTCGGGCGCAGCGCTTGGCCGCCAAGGCTGACCAAGGTGCCCACAGCGCAGCTGCCGAAGCGCTGAGCCTGCAAGAGGAACTTAAATGAACGGATTAGAAACCGCGCCGGTCGGCGGCGTACATGCCGAAGCCGAGCTATATAACTTTGCCTATTTAGACGAACAAACCAAGCGCATGCTGCGCCGCGGCCTGTTAAAAGCCGTTGCCATTCCGGGCTATCAGGTGCCGTTTGGCGGGCGTGAAATGCCCTTGCCTTACGGTTGGGGGACGGGCGGGATTCAGGTGACGGCCAGCATCATCGGCAGCGACGACGTGTTGAAAGTCATCGACCAGGGCGCCGACGACACCACCAATGCCATTTCCATTCGTCACTTTTTTGAGCGCACCACCGGCGTGGCGACCACCACCCGCACCGTTGAGGCCGACATCATCCAAACCCGTCACCGCATTCCAGAGCAGGCCTTAAGCGCCGGCCAGATCTTGGTGTTTCAGGTGCCGATTCCAGATCCGCTGCGCTTTATTGAGCCGTCAGAAGTGGAAACCCGCACCATGCACGCCCTACAAGATTACGGCGTGATCAATGTGAAGCTGTATGAAGACATTTCTCGCTTCGGCCACATTTCTACGGCCTATGCCTACCCAGTACGGGTGAACAATCACTACATCATGGACCCTTCGCCGATTCCTAAGTTTGATAACCCCAAGCTGAACCAAAGCGCGGCCTTGATGCTGTTCGGGGCGGGGCGTGAAAAACGCCTCTACGCCTTACCGCCGTATACCCAGGTGGAAAGCTTAGATTTTGAAGACTTCCCGTTTGAGATTCAGAAGTGGCCTGAGTGCTGTGCCATTTGCGGCAGCGCCACGTCTTTCTTGGATGAGGTGGTGATGGACGATCAGGGGCAGCACATGTTCGTGTGTTCAGACACCGACTACTGTCAGGAACAAGTTCAAATGAAAGAGGCATCATGCAATTAGCGACACACACTGCGACCGTGGCGAAGCAGTCAGGCCACATAGAACAGCCTTTATTGAAGGTGGAGGGATTAGGCAAGCTGTACGGGCCGAATAAGGGCTGCCAAGGCGTGGATTTTGAGGTTTATCCTGGTGAAGTGATTGGCATTGTGGGCGAATCAGGCTCGGGTAAATCGACTTTATTGTCGGTGCTGTCCGGCCGCTTAGCGCCCGATGCCGGCCAGATTACCTACGTCAGCGCCGACGGCCTGCTGCGTGACGTGTATGAGGCTTCTGAGGCCGAGCGGCGCCAGCTGCTGCGCACCGACTGGGGTTTTGTCGAGCAAAATGCCCGCGACGGCTTGCGGATGGGCGTTTCTGCCGGCGCCAACATCAGCGAACGGCTGATGGCGCAGGGCAGCCGCCATTATGGTTTTTTAAACCAAACCGCCAAAGACTGGCTGACCCGAGTGGAAATCGCCGAAAACCGCGTCAATGACTTTCCTAAAACCTTTTCTGGCGGCATGCAGCAGCGCTTGCAAATCGCCCGCAACTTGGTGTCCAACCCACGGCTGGTGTTTATGGACGAGCCGACCAGCAGCCTCGACGTGTCGGTGCAGGCCAAGCTGTTGGACTTAATCCGTTTCTTGGTGCGTGAATACAATCTGTCGATTATTTTGGTGACCCATGACTTGGCCGTGGCCCGTATTTTGGCCGACCGTCTGTTGGTGATGCAAAACTCGCGCGTGGTTGAAAGCGGCTTGACCGATCAAATTTTGGATGACCCGCAGCATCCCTATACCCAACTGTTGGTTTCTTCCATTTTACAGGTTTAAAGGTTCACTATGTCTGAAGTCATTATTGATGCTAAGAATGTGTGTAAACAGTTTGTGTTACACCATCAAAACAGCGCCAAGCTCAAGGTCTTGGCCAACGTTAACTTTGCCGCGCACGCAGGCTCTTGCCTGATTTTATCGGGCCAGTCTGGTTCGGGTAAATCCACGCTGTTGCGCATGATGTACGGCAACTACTTGGCCAGCAGCGGCGAGCTGAAGGTCAAGCAGGGCGAGGGCTGGGTTGACATGGTCAGCGCCAATCCACGCCAAATCGTGGCCTTGCGCCGCCACACCATTGGCTATGTCAGCCAGTTTTTGAAAACCATTCCACGCGTGTCTACCCTGAATGTGGTGATGCAGCCAGCCTTAGAGCGTGGTTGGGACGCAGACGCGGCCAAGGCGCGCGCCAGCGCCTTGTTGACGCGCTTAAACATCCCGGCCCATCTGTGGGATTTAGCCCCCAGCACGTTCTCGGGCGGCGAACAGCAGCGGGTCAACATTGCCCGCGGGTTTATGGTGGACTGGCCGGTGTTGCTGTTAGACGAACCGACGGCGTCTTTAGACGAGCGCAATCGCGACGTGGTGCTGGAGCTGATTCGTGAAGCCAAGGCCAACCACAGTACCGTCATCGGGATTTTCCATGACGCTTACGTGCGCCAAGCCATTGGGGATAGACAATATGATGTGTTAAACAATGAGGTGTATGACTATGTTGACTGAGCAAGTGCTGACCAATGCCCAAATCGTGTTAAAAGACCAAGTGGTGCAGGGCAGTATTCATCTGGAAAATGGGCGCATTGTGGCCATCGACGCCGGCACCAGCCAGCTACCGCACGCGCAAGACATGGGTGGGAGTTATTTAATTCCCGGCATGGTTGAGCTACACACCGACAACCTTGAAAAATTCATGACGCCACGCCCTAAAGTAAACTGGCCCACGCTGTCGGCCATGCTCAGTCACGATGGTCAGGTGGCCAGCGCCGGCATCACCACCGTATTTGACGCCTTATCCATCGGCGACATCAGCCCTAAGGGCGACCGCATGGCCAATCTTGAGCCAATGATGGCAGCGCTTAGTCACGCCCAGCAAGAGGGCTTAACGCGGGTGGCGCATAAAATCCACCTGCGCTGCGAAGTGGCCCACCCTGAAACCTATGATATTTTTCAGCGCTGCGTGCAAAATGAGCAGGTCGGGCTGGTGTCGCTGATGGACCATTCGCCGGGGCAGCGCCAGTTTCAACAAATCGAGCAGTATCGGATTTACTACCAGGGCAAATATGGCCTGTCGCTGGCGCAGATGGAAGCGTTTGAACACAGCCAGTTGGCCAATGCGCAAGCCTATAGCCACAAGCATCGTTTAGCCATTGCCGAACAGTGTCGTGATCAGCAAGTGGTCATGGCCAGCCACGACGATGCGACGTTTGAACACGTGGCTGAATCGCATCAGCTGGGCATGAGCATCGCCGAGTTCCCTACCTCGATTGAGGCGGCTAAGCACTCGACAGATAAAGGCCTACGCGTGTTGATGGGGGCGCCCAACATCGTGCGCGGCGGCTCTCATTCAGGCAATGTGGCCGCCAGTAGCTTGGCCACTCAGGGCTTCTTGGATATTTTATCCAGCGACTATTATCCCAACAGCTTGCTGCATGCGGCCTTTATGCTGACCGACGAGGCCATTGGCTTTGACCTTCCGCAGGCGATTCGCACCGTGAGCCACAATCCGGCGCAGGCGGTGAACCTCACCGATAGAGGTGAGCTGGCGCCGGGTAAGTTGGCCGACTTGGTGCAGGTGTCTTTGCATGGGCAGCAGCCGATTGTGCGCAAAGTCTGGAAACAAGGCGTGAGGGTGATTTAATGCAGGCAGCCGACCGTGCGTTTTACCTAATGGGGCCTTCTGGATCGGGCAAAGACACGCTGATCCAGCAGCTGCAAACGCAGCTGGGCGCGGCGATGAGCGTGCCGCCGCGCTATATTGATCGGCCCTATCTGAGTGGGCAGCTAGAGCAGCATTATGCCTTAAGCCCCGCCGTGTTCAGTGAGTTTCAGGACAAGGACTGTTTTTCGCTGGCGTGGGCGGCCAACGGCCATCGATACGGCTACGATCGTCAATGGCTGGCCGACGTGGCGGCGGGCAAAATTGTTTTGCTGAACGGTTCGCGCGCCCATTGGCCGCAGGCGCAGCAGCACTATAGAGAACGGCTGGTGCCGATTGCGCTGGCGCTGCCACAGGCGGTGCAAAAAAGCCGCCTACAGCAGCGGGGGCGGGAAGGCGAAGAGGCGATTGCCGCGCGCTTAGCACGCTCGGCCGCCTTGGGCCATGCCGAAGTGGCGCCTGAGTCGGTGCTGAATGCCGCCCAGCCGGTGGCCGACGTCTTGGCCGATTGCCTGCGTTTGATTCAACAGCATCGGGCGCTGCCATGTCTTTAGAATTGACGCTATTGGGCACCGGCGATGCGGCTCAAGTACCGGTGTTTGGCTGCGACTGTCTGGTGTGCGTGCGTGCCCGTGCCATCATTTCCTACCAGCGTAAGCCTTGTTCGGCCTTATTACGCTATCGTGGCCACACGATTTTGCTCGACAGCGGCCTAGCGGATTTGGCCCACCGCTTTAAAAGCGGCGACATCAGCCACATTCTGCAAACTCATTATCATCCCGACCACGTGCAGGGGCTGTTACACCTGCGCTGGGGCATGGGGCCCAGCATTCCTGTGTCTGGTCCGGTGGACGAAGAGGGGTTTGCCGACCTGTATAAACACCCGGGTATTTTGTCGTTTCAGCCAGGCTTAAGCCACGGAGACACCTTGCTGTTTGACGATTTGCGCATCACAGCGCTCAATCTGGTGCATTCCAAGCCTACTTTGGGCTATTTGATTCAAACCCCGAACAGCAACGTGGTGTACTGCACCGACACGGTTGGGCTACCAGACGACACTTTGGCGCAGCTACAGGCCTTGGCGCTGGACTGCTTAATCATTGATTGCAGCCATCCGCCGCAGGCGATTACGCCGCGCAACCACAATGACGTCAATTTGGTGCTGGCTTTGGCCAGACAGCTAAACTGTGAGGAAGTCATCTTGACCCACCTCGGCCACAAAATGGACCTGTGGCTACACCATCATCCTCATGCCTTGCCGATCGGCATCAGCGTGGGGCGTGACGACATGAAAATAACGTTTGCCTGAGCCAAGTAGCCTTGACGGTACGTGTCATCTAGGCGGTTAAGCCT comes from Neisseriaceae bacterium CLB008 and encodes:
- the phnP gene encoding phosphonate metabolism protein PhnP; protein product: MSLELTLLGTGDAAQVPVFGCDCLVCVRARAIISYQRKPCSALLRYRGHTILLDSGLADLAHRFKSGDISHILQTHYHPDHVQGLLHLRWGMGPSIPVSGPVDEEGFADLYKHPGILSFQPGLSHGDTLLFDDLRITALNLVHSKPTLGYLIQTPNSNVVYCTDTVGLPDDTLAQLQALALDCLIIDCSHPPQAITPRNHNDVNLVLALARQLNCEEVILTHLGHKMDLWLHHHPHALPIGISVGRDDMKITFA
- a CDS encoding alpha-D-ribose 1-methylphosphonate 5-triphosphate diphosphatase — encoded protein: MTMLTEQVLTNAQIVLKDQVVQGSIHLENGRIVAIDAGTSQLPHAQDMGGSYLIPGMVELHTDNLEKFMTPRPKVNWPTLSAMLSHDGQVASAGITTVFDALSIGDISPKGDRMANLEPMMAALSHAQQEGLTRVAHKIHLRCEVAHPETYDIFQRCVQNEQVGLVSLMDHSPGQRQFQQIEQYRIYYQGKYGLSLAQMEAFEHSQLANAQAYSHKHRLAIAEQCRDQQVVMASHDDATFEHVAESHQLGMSIAEFPTSIEAAKHSTDKGLRVLMGAPNIVRGGSHSGNVAASSLATQGFLDILSSDYYPNSLLHAAFMLTDEAIGFDLPQAIRTVSHNPAQAVNLTDRGELAPGKLADLVQVSLHGQQPIVRKVWKQGVRVI
- a CDS encoding alpha-D-ribose 1-methylphosphonate 5-phosphate C-P-lyase PhnJ — its product is MNGLETAPVGGVHAEAELYNFAYLDEQTKRMLRRGLLKAVAIPGYQVPFGGREMPLPYGWGTGGIQVTASIIGSDDVLKVIDQGADDTTNAISIRHFFERTTGVATTTRTVEADIIQTRHRIPEQALSAGQILVFQVPIPDPLRFIEPSEVETRTMHALQDYGVINVKLYEDISRFGHISTAYAYPVRVNNHYIMDPSPIPKFDNPKLNQSAALMLFGAGREKRLYALPPYTQVESLDFEDFPFEIQKWPECCAICGSATSFLDEVVMDDQGQHMFVCSDTDYCQEQVQMKEASCN
- the phnH gene encoding phosphonate C-P lyase system protein PhnH; translation: MQQHLVKGFNDPVQAAQQVFRQTLTALSEPGVAVALDASAQFPGLYPSTTALLLTLLDQDTPLWLADGLHTPELTQNLVFHCGCPMATEQVQGQFAVYDLAAFLAAPSHDFALGNERYPDLSATVIIQLPTTASSVDSVWRGPGILNQRDVALPMPAAFWALRQKLIAFPRGVDFLFTFPEAVMGLPRTTVVTPSEESVCM
- the phnL gene encoding phosphonate C-P lyase system protein PhnL, with amino-acid sequence MSEVIIDAKNVCKQFVLHHQNSAKLKVLANVNFAAHAGSCLILSGQSGSGKSTLLRMMYGNYLASSGELKVKQGEGWVDMVSANPRQIVALRRHTIGYVSQFLKTIPRVSTLNVVMQPALERGWDADAAKARASALLTRLNIPAHLWDLAPSTFSGGEQQRVNIARGFMVDWPVLLLDEPTASLDERNRDVVLELIREAKANHSTVIGIFHDAYVRQAIGDRQYDVLNNEVYDYVD
- the phnK gene encoding phosphonate C-P lyase system protein PhnK; translation: MQLATHTATVAKQSGHIEQPLLKVEGLGKLYGPNKGCQGVDFEVYPGEVIGIVGESGSGKSTLLSVLSGRLAPDAGQITYVSADGLLRDVYEASEAERRQLLRTDWGFVEQNARDGLRMGVSAGANISERLMAQGSRHYGFLNQTAKDWLTRVEIAENRVNDFPKTFSGGMQQRLQIARNLVSNPRLVFMDEPTSSLDVSVQAKLLDLIRFLVREYNLSIILVTHDLAVARILADRLLVMQNSRVVESGLTDQILDDPQHPYTQLLVSSILQV
- a CDS encoding carbon-phosphorus lyase complex subunit PhnI, translated to MYVAVKGGEKAIAAAHQMLGRYRRGQAQVSELSLAQIEQQLPMGVARVMTEGSLYDPELAALAIKQSAGDLVEAIFLLRAYRTTLPRFGATLPLETAHMSLLRRVSAVYKDVPGGQLLGPTFDYTHRLLDFALAAEGSVATDEPRVETEQALAACPHVLDLLVQEGLVMAPDAARHAPESDITREPMQYPSNRAQRLQLLARGDEGFLLSLAYSTQRGYGRTHPFLGEIRIGDMMVWLAPEELGFEIPIGTIQITECEMVNQFVETDDGDAQFTRGYGLGFGYCERKTMAMALVDRALCVEEWGDEVISPAQDEEFVLSHCDNVEASGFVSHLKLPHYVDFQSELELLRKIRAQRLAAKADQGAHSAAAEALSLQEELK